The genomic segment AGACAGTCGCTCAAATTAAGGAACTGACAAAGCAGATTGAAACATCCATGAATGAGACAGCGGATGCTTCCCAATCCACCTTGGCGGTGACGGAAGAAACATCGGCGGCTGTGGAAGAAGTAAACGCAACAATTGAAGAAATGACCGGTATGGCAAATAGTTTATCCGGTATGGCGGCGAACCTATAGAAAAGGAGCAGGGAGCAATGGCGAAAGATAGTATCAAACTGGTTGTGTTTACGATGGACACAGATCAGACTGTGTACGAGTACGGTATTCCCATTGAACAAGTGCAGGAAATTACCCGGCCCAATAAAATTACCAAATTGCCGGGGATGCCTTCCTTTGTCGAAGGAATTATGAATTTGCGCAAAAGCGTGATTCCGGTTGTCGATATCAAAAAAAGATTTGATATTGGCATCACTACGGCGAAGGATACAACCCGGATTATTGTAGTACAGGTAAACGGACAAAAATGCGGGCTCATTGTTGATGATATATTGGAAATTATTCCTGTGGCAGCGGAAGATATGGAACAAACACCGTCGTTTGCAGGAGGAGTAGGCTCCGAATATATTATTGGTATCGGCAAGGTGGATGATCGACTGATTATTGCCCTTGATATGGATAAAATTCTAACCGGAAGTGAAGAAAATGAACTAGAGAAAATTGCTAATTAATAATGGTTAGAACAAGAAATATAGGCTGAAGATTTCGTTATTGCAAATACAGAAGAACGAAATGGGAAGTAGTACATATAGCCAGTGAAAAGAATAGTTTTATAAGGGCACTTAAAGAAAAAGACGGCTTGCAATAGTAAAGCCGTCTTTTTTTAGGTACATTTGTAAGTACAGGAATATTTTTGGATAAACTTGTCTTACCAGGGAGGAAAATAGTGTAAAAAGCGGAACGTGTATGTAGAAGAAAAAACAGATGGATATCATTCTATTTTCCAAGACAGGATGGGGTTTGCTTGCATTTATATATTCAACTGGAAAGTCCAAGCGGGTTAGAAGTACCGGTTCATTACAATCATATCGTACAGGCGGTTCTTTATCAGACAATTGATGCCGATTTGGCAAAATTTCTTCATGACAGCGGCTTTGTCAGTCAGGGAAGAACCTTTAAACTGTTTTGCTTTTCCCGGCTTAGGGGCAGCTTTGCTAAAAATGGGGCGGCGAA from the Veillonellales bacterium genome contains:
- a CDS encoding chemotaxis protein CheW — translated: MAKDSIKLVVFTMDTDQTVYEYGIPIEQVQEITRPNKITKLPGMPSFVEGIMNLRKSVIPVVDIKKRFDIGITTAKDTTRIIVVQVNGQKCGLIVDDILEIIPVAAEDMEQTPSFAGGVGSEYIIGIGKVDDRLIIALDMDKILTGSEENELEKIAN